The following nucleotide sequence is from Bacteroidota bacterium.
CCGGTATTTTAAAAGCCAATCAAATAGAAAGCCTTATTGTAAACGACAACCGCGACATCGATGTCATCTCGTGGACTAAACGCCTGTTCTTTCCCAAATTAAAGGTGATTTACCACCAGCAAATGCAAATTGGAATTAATAAACGTGACTTTCTGCACACTTTCCGGTTTAATAGCATCAATTATTGGATTAGTCCGCTTAACTGGCTAAAAGAGGAAATCGGGAAAAATACTCGTTACCCACTCGATCGGGTGAAAATTATTCCGCTTTGTGCCGATGTGGAACGTTACACAAACAGAAAATACACGAAAAGCGAAGCGCTTGCAAAATTGCAACTCGAACCAAAAGTAACTCTCATTGGAATTATCGGCCGCATATCGCCAAAAAAAGGACAGGGATTTGTAATTAAGGCTATCGAAAGCCTTCTCAAAAAGAATGTAGCAGTGGAGTTACTTGTTTTTGGTTCGGCCACCATCAACGATGCCGAATGCCAGGCCTATGAGCGGGAGATTAAACAATACGTGCTTGAAAATAAACTATCTGAAAAAATACACTTCCGTGAATTCTCGGCCGATACCGAGTCTTTCTACAATGCGGTGGATATCTTCACCATTGCTTCAGAAAGCGAAACTTTCGGCATGGTAACCATCGAGGCTATGTTGTCGGAATTGCCCATTATCGCAGCCGACACCGGAGGTTCACCTGAAATCCTGAACCATGGCGAATTGGGCAGATTGTACCGATACGATCAAATCGATAGTTTTTGTGAACAGGTAGAATGGATACTTCAGCACCCTGATAAAATAAAAACTATGTCTGCCAATGCCAAACAAAAGGCCATTGTCGAATACTCCCATTTAAACGAGATGAGCCGTTTGGCAGAAGTAGTGGAACTTGCAAGGGTCAATAATTAATTTGAATCTAGACTATTAATAGTTATTTCGAAGTGTGCAGCACCCCAATTTAGCTTTCGCTGCCGGAATGTACCCTTGCTAATAGAATTGCCTCCAGTAACCAATTCCAGAAGGTCGTGGGCATACTCCCAATCGTTCACCGAGGTAACCAACAGCACATAATTCTCCATCTTCAGCTCACTACCCGAAAAAAGTGCCATTTGGTTGGCATCGGGGAACTGAAAAGTCTCATTGGCCGATATGGCGTTCGAGGTATATTCCTTATCGGGTGGGTAACGCAATGCATAATTCTGTGTATCGATCTTTTCGAAAATCCACAGATAGCCATTCCCGCTTGAGCTAACGCTTATATTCACCTGGCTTTCCGGCAATATCACGGGTGAATTATTCTGCACTGTCACAAACATTTGCCCATCAAATATACGGGGAACAGAAATAATTTCATCTTCGCTCTTCTCAATTGAAAAATTCCCTGTCCAAAGGGTATTGCTATCGATCTGTAATGAGATTCGATAAGAACCAGGATCGGTCTTTACTTTTGTTGAGATGTCAGAATATCGATAATCGGCTATTATTTTATAGTCTCCGTCCGACAAATGTGACAACGTGAATAGCCCTTGCTCCCTAACAAACATTTCATCTGTGGCAACCCTTACGCTTCCTTTTCCTGTAAAAAGCTGGTTTATTTCGGTTAGATTGGTTACCATAAAAGCGATTAAAGCACCAATGGCTGTAAGCACAGATAGGAGCCTTTGCGTTTTTAAAGATTTTACTTCTGCAGCAAGCTGCTGCTTTTTCAGTTCATCCATATCGGATAAGCCTCCACTGACTTTTTGTTCATTCTTCTTCATAAGCTATTCAAATATCATTT
It contains:
- a CDS encoding glycosyltransferase family 4 protein, whose amino-acid sequence is MAKLAFFITTTGWGGLEMNVLKMALGMQDKGYEVSLITGNNSRLGTEAEGKLASLIKIPIPRKYFDFTAAKKIAGILKANQIESLIVNDNRDIDVISWTKRLFFPKLKVIYHQQMQIGINKRDFLHTFRFNSINYWISPLNWLKEEIGKNTRYPLDRVKIIPLCADVERYTNRKYTKSEALAKLQLEPKVTLIGIIGRISPKKGQGFVIKAIESLLKKNVAVELLVFGSATINDAECQAYEREIKQYVLENKLSEKIHFREFSADTESFYNAVDIFTIASESETFGMVTIEAMLSELPIIAADTGGSPEILNHGELGRLYRYDQIDSFCEQVEWILQHPDKIKTMSANAKQKAIVEYSHLNEMSRLAEVVELARVNN